A region from the Triticum aestivum cultivar Chinese Spring chromosome 3D, IWGSC CS RefSeq v2.1, whole genome shotgun sequence genome encodes:
- the LOC123075177 gene encoding putative F-box/LRR-repeat protein 23 has product MPSSSSSRRRRGGRRGRRGRNAPTAPAAADETETRNWAELPLDAISAVLHKLDHVDILMGAGQVCRSWRGAARDEPELWRRINILGHADLEHELNFPGMAQAAVRRSAGRCEAFWGEYTADHDFLLYLADQAPSLKSLRLISCYDVFDDGLTEAIMKFPLLEELELSLCPNVDDSGVFGVIGKACPQLKRFRLSKNVFFDYEAGDQEKDEEAMGIATMHELRSLQLFSNSLTNKGLTAILDNCHHLESLDIRHCFNVTMDDALRAKCARISTLRLPNDSTDDYDFIVKSPIWRNSESFLGDYVGSDSDYELGSDDYDDYCDPSRYLDGVYEDELNDEARMILRGMCMLIK; this is encoded by the exons atgccctcgtcctcctcgtcccgCCGTCGTCGAGGCGGGCGCCGCGGACGACGCGGCCGCAATGCGCCGACGGCGCCGGCGGCCGCGGATGAAACGGAGACGAGGAACTGGGCGGAGCTGCCGCTGGACGCGATCTCGGccgtcctccacaagctcgaccaCGTGGACATCCTGATGGGGGCGGGCCAGGTGTGCCGCTCCTGGCGCGGCGCCGCCCGCGACGAGCCCGAGCTGTGGCGCCGCATCAACATACTAGGCCACGCCGACCTCGAGCACGAGCTCAACTTCCCCGGGATGGCGCAGGCCGCAGTCCGCCGCAGCGCCGGGAGGTGCGAGGCGTTCTGGGGCGAGTACACCGCCGACCACGACTTCCTCCTCTACCTCGCCGACCA GGCACCATCTCTTAAGAGCCTTCGCCTCATTTCTTGCTATGATGTTTTTGATGATGGACTCACAGAGGCGATAATGAAGTTCCCTTTGCTTGAGGAGCTCGAGCTTTCACTGTGTCCAAATGTGGATGACAGTGGTGTCTTTGGGGTTATCGGCAAAGCATGCCCACAGCTGAAACGCTTCAGACTGAGTAAGAATGTGTTCTTTGATTATGAAGCTGGTGACCAGGAAAAGGACGAGGAAGCCATGGGGATTGCGACTATGCACGAGCTACGCTCTTTGCAGCTGTTTAGCAATAGCCTCACCAACAAAGGGCTGACAGCCATCCTGGACAATTGCCACCACCTGGAGTCCCTTGACATCCGCCATTGTTTCAACGTCACCATGGACGATGCCCTGCGTGCAAAGTGTGCCAGGATAAGCACACTGAGGCTTCCGAATGACTCAACCGATGACTACGACTTCATTGTCAAGAGCCCTATTTGGAGGAATTCAGAGTCCTTTCTGGGTGATTATGTGGGATCTGATTCTGACTACGAGCTTGGCTCGGATGATTACGATGACTACTGCGATCCTTCACGCTACCTTGATGGTGTGTATGAGGACGAGCTTAATGATGAAGCGAGGATGATTCTCAGGGGCATGTGTATGCTTATTAAGTGA